The proteins below are encoded in one region of Sphingobacterium sp. R2:
- a CDS encoding phytoene/squalene synthase family protein codes for MKKLFDELAYEVSKRTTEKYSTSFSLGILALKPCIRNSIYAIYGYVRLADEIVDSFHGYDKKRLLARLYLDTNCALEEKISLNPILQSFQETVHRYAVDPELIRQFLHSMEMDLTKVDYNAERYREYIYGSAEAVGLMCLQVFTEGDKAQYEELKPYAMKLGSAFQKINFLRDLKEDYHILGRTYFPNLDMTVFDNVIKSKIEHEIHSEFKEALLGIKKLPASAKFGVYLAYKYYLSLFAKIRRKSSKEILENRIRIPNLQKGLVAVKSYLRYKIAYL; via the coding sequence ATGAAGAAACTATTTGATGAACTCGCTTATGAAGTGAGCAAAAGAACTACCGAAAAATATAGCACCAGCTTTTCTCTCGGTATCCTGGCACTAAAACCCTGCATTCGTAATAGTATTTATGCAATCTACGGTTATGTGCGGCTTGCAGATGAAATTGTAGATAGTTTTCATGGTTATGATAAGAAACGCCTTTTGGCACGCTTATATCTAGATACAAATTGTGCTTTAGAAGAGAAAATTTCTTTAAATCCCATATTGCAATCTTTTCAGGAAACTGTACATAGGTATGCGGTAGATCCGGAACTGATTCGTCAATTTCTTCATAGTATGGAGATGGATCTGACTAAGGTCGATTACAATGCCGAACGCTATAGGGAATATATCTATGGTTCGGCAGAAGCTGTGGGACTCATGTGTTTGCAAGTTTTTACAGAAGGAGATAAAGCGCAGTACGAAGAGTTAAAACCTTATGCGATGAAACTCGGATCTGCATTTCAAAAAATTAATTTTTTACGTGATCTTAAAGAGGATTATCATATTCTTGGGCGAACGTATTTTCCCAATTTGGATATGACAGTTTTTGATAATGTGATCAAAAGTAAGATTGAGCATGAAATTCACAGTGAATTTAAGGAAGCGCTTTTGGGAATAAAAAAACTGCCCGCATCTGCAAAGTTTGGGGTTTATTTGGCTTATAAATATTATCTATCACTTTTTGCCAAGATTCGTAGAAAATCTTCAAAAGAAATTTTAGAAAATCGGATTCGGATACCGAATCTTCAAAAAGGCCTCGTTGCAGTCAAGAGTTATCTACGGTACAAGATAGCGTATTTATAA
- a CDS encoding GNAT family N-acetyltransferase, translated as MECNIKKVGLNELDETAELFNLYRIFYRQNDDYQQCRLFVRERMIHDQSTIFVVYANDKAVGFVQLYKLYHYIKLAKQYLLSDLFVHPDYRGHGLSVALINQAKQWCVDTEACGLMLETEKTNDIGNKLYPRCGFEYDGNHNYYYWWK; from the coding sequence ATGGAGTGTAACATTAAAAAAGTAGGTCTCAACGAATTAGATGAAACCGCAGAATTATTTAACCTTTACCGGATTTTTTACCGCCAGAATGATGACTACCAGCAATGTAGACTTTTTGTGCGGGAACGAATGATTCACGATCAATCCACTATTTTTGTGGTATATGCAAATGATAAAGCCGTCGGTTTTGTACAGCTATACAAATTGTACCATTATATTAAACTGGCGAAGCAATATTTATTGAGTGACCTGTTTGTGCATCCTGATTATCGTGGACACGGCTTATCGGTAGCATTAATAAACCAAGCAAAACAATGGTGCGTCGATACGGAAGCCTGCGGATTGATGCTAGAAACTGAAAAGACAAACGATATAGGTAATAAGCTCTATCCACGTTGCGGTTTCGAATACGATGGCAATCACAACTATTATTACTGGTGGAAGTAA
- a CDS encoding DUF5367 family protein, which yields MKTRFILPVLAIGFLIWFLATLAFRFAGHFFFITDSPAILMGLYLAVIPVLALLAILTFKTFRLSGLENVLAGVLLVLPGMIIDAFVIQFFEQIFPNLLPSQAATFGSWLMWAYSIVLLTATATGLRKVRKLKL from the coding sequence ATGAAAACAAGATTTATTCTACCAGTACTTGCCATTGGCTTTTTAATTTGGTTCTTGGCAACCTTGGCTTTTAGATTTGCGGGACACTTCTTTTTTATTACCGACTCACCTGCCATATTGATGGGTCTATATCTGGCAGTCATACCTGTATTGGCATTGCTCGCTATTTTAACCTTCAAAACATTTAGACTTTCAGGTCTTGAAAATGTGCTGGCAGGCGTTCTTCTTGTATTGCCCGGAATGATCATTGATGCATTTGTTATTCAATTTTTTGAACAGATCTTTCCGAATTTGTTACCGAGCCAAGCCGCTACATTCGGTTCGTGGCTCATGTGGGCATACAGCATTGTTTTATTAACGGCAACCGCGACAGGGTTGCGGAAAGTAAGAAAGCTGAAATTATGA
- the uraH gene encoding hydroxyisourate hydrolase → MYINKYFIMLFCMLFGFTAYGQNNKYQLSSHILDISKGSPAPNVKVDLERLMPNKEWMTIASESTDSNGRIGNFLVFGKGDNKGIYKLKFYTENYFISQKLETFYPFIEVIFEIKDDKHYHVPITVSPFGYSTYRGS, encoded by the coding sequence ATGTATATTAATAAATATTTTATCATGCTGTTTTGTATGTTGTTTGGATTTACAGCATATGGACAAAATAATAAATATCAATTGTCAAGTCACATTTTAGATATTTCTAAAGGAAGTCCTGCACCAAATGTCAAAGTTGATTTGGAAAGACTGATGCCGAATAAGGAATGGATGACTATAGCCAGTGAAAGTACGGATAGCAATGGTCGTATTGGTAATTTTTTGGTCTTTGGAAAGGGTGATAATAAAGGGATATATAAACTTAAGTTCTACACAGAAAACTATTTTATCAGTCAAAAGCTAGAAACCTTTTATCCTTTTATTGAAGTCATTTTTGAGATAAAAGACGATAAACATTACCATGTTCCAATCACTGTAAGTCCATTTGGATATTCTACATATAGAGGCAGCTAG
- the idi gene encoding isopentenyl-diphosphate Delta-isomerase has product MDRNHVVLVDESDQQLGQMDKLLAHKKGLLHRAFSIFIFNSRGDLLLQQRALDKYHGGGLWTNTCCSHPQIGEDVLDSAQERLFFEMGISCELSYSFSFIYHAKVENNLIEHEYDHVFIGFTDTDPILNPSEAADFKWWSVEQIATDISAHPTRYTYWFKAALPQVLHKLKQASI; this is encoded by the coding sequence ATGGATAGAAATCATGTTGTCCTTGTAGATGAAAGCGATCAACAACTTGGTCAGATGGATAAGCTGCTTGCTCATAAAAAAGGGCTATTACACCGTGCTTTTTCAATATTTATTTTTAACAGTAGGGGGGATCTTTTGCTGCAACAACGGGCGTTGGATAAATATCATGGGGGAGGCCTTTGGACCAACACATGCTGCTCCCATCCGCAGATTGGCGAGGACGTTTTAGATAGTGCTCAAGAGAGGCTTTTTTTTGAAATGGGCATTTCTTGCGAATTAAGTTATTCTTTTTCCTTTATCTATCATGCTAAAGTAGAAAATAATTTGATTGAGCATGAGTATGATCACGTATTTATAGGATTTACCGATACTGATCCAATACTTAATCCATCAGAGGCTGCTGATTTTAAATGGTGGTCGGTTGAGCAAATTGCGACGGATATTTCTGCTCATCCCACGCGTTACACGTATTGGTTCAAAGCCGCGCTTCCACAGGTATTACATAAGCTTAAACAAGCTAGCATATGA
- a CDS encoding cupin domain-containing protein, with amino-acid sequence MAKLETTTELKKSIHEEQKQFSSKDFHQTFARPTYVKPSHVIHKNVENAGVHNQFSEERKHPVFFVDLPSKNVSMTIGGLLPGQKTHLHRHTYETVLYVLEGKGWTKVEDEIVEWEAGDAVYIPSWAWHQHQNLSDSQPAKYIACENAPQLQNLGVALREEEGRDF; translated from the coding sequence ATGGCAAAATTAGAAACAACTACAGAACTAAAGAAGTCTATTCATGAAGAGCAAAAACAATTCAGTTCAAAAGATTTTCATCAAACATTTGCCCGGCCAACGTATGTAAAGCCATCACATGTTATCCACAAAAATGTTGAGAACGCTGGGGTACATAATCAATTTTCGGAGGAGAGAAAACATCCGGTATTCTTTGTGGATCTGCCAAGTAAGAATGTAAGTATGACTATCGGTGGTTTACTGCCCGGACAGAAAACGCATTTACATCGTCACACCTATGAGACGGTTTTGTATGTGCTCGAAGGTAAGGGGTGGACAAAGGTGGAAGATGAAATTGTAGAATGGGAAGCAGGTGATGCCGTTTACATTCCATCGTGGGCGTGGCATCAGCATCAAAATCTGAGCGATAGCCAACCTGCAAAGTATATTGCCTGCGAAAATGCGCCACAACTTCAAAACCTAGGAGTAGCACTCCGTGAAGAAGAAGGAAGAGATTTTTAA
- a CDS encoding TlpA disulfide reductase family protein has product MKNIKWALALACILPALGYAQQNYTLQGTVGKLNKPAKAYLRLNYDGKERIDSVDMKDGKFEFKGSIPSPMEAHLRIIHDNAPFDPAKPPKQDILAFLIEGTTIKFAAADSIKHAKITGSPLNDENERVNAMLKPIYDQYEGLENEYKSKSLADQQDPKYIKTLEDRANAIQQQTIDAKLDYVAKNPKSYMALMAFNSTLPPEFDAVKAEKIFGTLDPSLQNSILGKDLAKRIALVKKTSEGVEAQDFTQPDVDGKPVKLSDYRGKYVLIDFWASWCAPCRRENPNLVKAYAKYQKQGFEILGVSMDKAADKAKWLKAIQDDGLTWKQVGDLKGWENEAGAMYDVKAIPMNFLVDPNGKIIAKYLRGEELDKKLAEIFAK; this is encoded by the coding sequence ATGAAGAATATAAAATGGGCTTTAGCTTTAGCCTGCATATTGCCAGCATTAGGATATGCGCAACAAAATTATACCTTGCAAGGGACTGTAGGTAAACTAAACAAACCTGCAAAAGCCTATCTTCGTCTTAATTATGACGGAAAAGAGCGGATTGATTCCGTAGATATGAAAGACGGGAAATTTGAGTTTAAAGGAAGCATTCCTTCACCAATGGAAGCACATTTGCGTATCATCCACGATAATGCTCCTTTTGATCCCGCCAAACCTCCTAAGCAGGATATATTAGCATTTTTGATAGAAGGAACAACGATCAAATTCGCAGCTGCGGATTCTATCAAACATGCGAAAATAACTGGATCGCCTTTGAATGATGAAAATGAGCGCGTTAATGCCATGCTGAAACCAATATATGATCAGTATGAGGGACTTGAAAACGAGTATAAATCCAAATCGCTCGCAGATCAACAAGATCCTAAATATATCAAAACGCTAGAGGATCGGGCTAATGCGATACAACAGCAGACGATAGATGCAAAATTGGATTACGTCGCCAAAAATCCAAAAAGCTATATGGCTTTGATGGCATTTAACTCCACATTACCACCAGAGTTTGATGCTGTCAAAGCCGAAAAAATATTTGGAACGCTAGATCCGAGTTTACAAAACTCTATTCTTGGGAAAGACCTTGCTAAGCGTATTGCCCTAGTTAAAAAAACAAGCGAAGGGGTAGAAGCACAAGATTTTACACAACCCGATGTCGACGGTAAACCGGTCAAGTTATCGGACTACCGTGGAAAATATGTCCTCATTGATTTTTGGGCATCTTGGTGTGCCCCTTGCCGTCGGGAAAATCCAAATTTAGTAAAAGCCTATGCGAAATATCAGAAGCAAGGCTTTGAAATTCTAGGAGTTTCCATGGATAAAGCCGCTGATAAAGCAAAATGGTTAAAAGCTATTCAAGATGATGGCCTGACTTGGAAACAGGTAGGGGATCTCAAGGGATGGGAAAATGAAGCTGGGGCCATGTATGATGTCAAGGCTATTCCCATGAATTTCCTGGTTGATCCAAATGGAAAAATCATTGCTAAATATTTGCGTGGTGAAGAGTTAGATAAAAAACTAGCTGAAATTTTTGCCAAATAG
- a CDS encoding TIGR01777 family oxidoreductase produces MKKILIAGGTGFVGGYLVSHLTKLGYEVHVLTRQSVAEPEENGTKFFKWDLDKSYIDLKAFEGVDTIINLTGENISAGRWTTKRRLELIESRMLSLNLLYEYVKHHTIAINKIISSSAVGYYGARTTDTIFSEDANSGSDFLADICKLWEKAARQFESLGIKTVILRKGIVLGKEGGMYAKLAPLARLGINVSVGDGKQYLPWIDIRDLGRLYEFILHQEDLRGVYNAVAPQHITMNDFAYSLLKSFDKTSFLPNVPAFMLKLLYGEMSTMLLQGSRVSDEKIKSVGFKFYYDTIDHSLERHGT; encoded by the coding sequence ATGAAAAAGATTTTGATCGCAGGAGGTACTGGTTTTGTAGGTGGTTATCTCGTTTCCCACCTGACAAAGCTTGGTTACGAGGTACACGTCTTAACGCGTCAGTCTGTCGCTGAACCTGAGGAGAACGGAACCAAGTTTTTTAAATGGGATTTGGACAAAAGCTACATCGATCTAAAGGCTTTTGAGGGAGTGGATACCATCATTAACTTGACTGGTGAAAATATAAGCGCAGGAAGATGGACAACTAAACGCCGTTTGGAGCTGATTGAAAGCCGGATGTTGTCACTAAATTTACTTTACGAATACGTCAAGCATCATACTATTGCTATTAATAAAATCATTTCATCATCGGCAGTTGGCTATTACGGTGCACGTACAACCGATACCATATTTTCGGAAGATGCTAACAGTGGAAGTGATTTTTTGGCAGACATCTGTAAGTTATGGGAGAAGGCAGCAAGGCAGTTTGAAAGCCTGGGCATCAAAACTGTTATATTGCGAAAAGGTATTGTCTTGGGAAAGGAGGGAGGTATGTATGCTAAGCTTGCGCCTTTGGCAAGACTTGGTATCAATGTGTCAGTGGGCGACGGAAAGCAATACCTCCCTTGGATCGACATTCGTGATTTGGGGCGTTTATACGAGTTTATACTCCATCAAGAGGATCTCCGAGGTGTTTATAATGCTGTTGCTCCTCAACACATTACTATGAATGATTTTGCTTATTCTCTCCTCAAATCATTTGACAAAACAAGCTTTTTACCCAATGTACCTGCCTTTATGTTAAAACTATTATATGGCGAGATGTCGACTATGCTACTGCAAGGTTCGCGCGTTAGTGACGAGAAAATTAAGAGTGTGGGATTTAAATTTTATTATGACACAATAGACCATTCGTTAGAACGGCATGGTACGTGA
- a CDS encoding dihydrodipicolinate synthase family protein translates to MNTVPFKGVIAYPITPFDNNEHIDIPLFKKQVERLVTAGVHGIAPLGSTGVMPYLNDDEKETITEATMQQVAGRLPTLVGVSNLTTERTVYHARFAEKAGATAVMIIPMSYWKLTDDEIVKHYDKVASKISIPIMAYNNPATGGVDMSPTLLKRLLEIPNVTMIKESTGDIQRMHYLRKVLGEEVAFFNGSNPLALAAFSAGARGWCTAAPNLIPELNIALYDAMEKNHLDRARRLFYQQIELLKFIVAKGLPRSIKAGLDLLEVGGGGFKSPIQSLNEMEIAELAGILSALENEVYHS, encoded by the coding sequence ATGAACACAGTACCATTTAAAGGCGTGATTGCCTATCCCATTACACCATTTGACAACAACGAGCATATTGATATTCCCTTGTTCAAAAAGCAGGTAGAGCGATTAGTGACAGCAGGTGTACACGGTATTGCTCCCTTGGGGAGTACTGGCGTGATGCCATATCTAAATGATGATGAAAAAGAGACCATTACGGAAGCTACGATGCAACAGGTGGCAGGCAGATTGCCTACGCTGGTAGGGGTCTCAAATCTTACAACGGAGCGGACCGTTTATCATGCAAGATTTGCCGAAAAAGCAGGAGCAACAGCCGTAATGATTATTCCGATGAGCTATTGGAAACTTACCGATGACGAAATTGTAAAGCACTACGACAAAGTAGCGTCCAAAATTTCTATTCCTATTATGGCATATAACAATCCGGCTACGGGCGGCGTGGATATGTCGCCTACATTGTTGAAACGTTTACTGGAGATCCCAAACGTCACGATGATTAAGGAAAGCACGGGAGATATTCAGCGCATGCATTATTTAAGAAAGGTATTGGGCGAAGAAGTAGCTTTTTTCAATGGTTCGAATCCGCTGGCTTTGGCCGCTTTTTCTGCAGGTGCACGAGGTTGGTGTACCGCTGCGCCCAATCTGATACCTGAACTGAACATAGCACTTTATGACGCCATGGAGAAAAATCATCTAGACCGAGCGAGGAGGCTTTTCTACCAGCAAATTGAGCTGCTAAAATTTATTGTCGCCAAAGGTTTACCACGCTCCATAAAAGCAGGTCTGGATTTGCTCGAAGTAGGGGGTGGTGGTTTTAAAAGCCCAATTCAGTCGCTCAATGAAATGGAAATAGCAGAACTGGCTGGCATACTTTCAGCTTTGGAAAACGAAGTTTATCATAGTTAA
- a CDS encoding PLP-dependent aminotransferase family protein, producing the protein MTKVLYLWTVLMMQFLQKLIVQMLRDWKFEIQLDEKLGKAVYLQIADALIKDIHSGRLHPGDALPGSRNLAQLLKVNRNTVVEALNVLLIEGWLVSKERQGTFVADTLPNFKDVQRSDELTGTIQRTAHQHYHLRFDDGNPDTKIAPISELARAYRQIFNQKAKWQMMGYGNEFGDFEFRKTIVQMLNHQRGMQVNEHHICITRGSQMAMYLTSHCLFTKGDYVMIENPGYKPAWEAFEHAGATLLPVNVDRNGIIMEEVSHYLKSYKKIKAIYVTPHHQYPTTATLSLKRRLELIQLSNTYGFTIIEDDYDNEFHFGYRPLLPLSSFTELKNYVYIGTLSKVVAPALRIGYLVSNNTGLIKNAGGLRKIIDVQGDGIMEQAVLQLIKDGTIKRHIKKASHYYKNKRDFMAGLLNKHFADKATFTFPEGGLAFWIVPHKDVDWSYVAGKLDSVGIQIILPKTYSIDKPVNGIRLGYGSLSEKDLEEGIIALSKVL; encoded by the coding sequence ATGACAAAAGTATTGTATCTTTGGACTGTATTAATGATGCAGTTTTTACAAAAATTGATAGTCCAGATGTTGCGCGATTGGAAGTTTGAAATACAATTAGATGAGAAATTGGGTAAGGCTGTTTACCTACAAATTGCCGATGCTCTAATAAAAGATATCCATTCGGGACGACTACATCCTGGGGATGCTCTACCCGGAAGCAGAAACTTGGCACAACTATTAAAAGTCAATAGGAATACCGTGGTAGAAGCGCTGAATGTACTGCTGATTGAAGGCTGGCTTGTTTCTAAGGAACGACAGGGTACGTTTGTCGCTGATACATTGCCTAATTTTAAAGATGTGCAACGTAGTGATGAGTTAACTGGGACTATACAGCGTACTGCACACCAGCATTATCATTTACGGTTTGATGATGGGAATCCAGATACTAAAATTGCTCCTATTAGTGAGCTAGCTCGCGCTTATCGTCAGATTTTCAATCAAAAAGCGAAGTGGCAGATGATGGGCTATGGCAATGAATTTGGAGATTTTGAATTTCGTAAAACAATTGTTCAAATGCTCAATCATCAAAGAGGGATGCAGGTAAACGAACATCATATCTGCATCACAAGAGGAAGCCAAATGGCGATGTATCTGACATCACACTGTCTTTTTACCAAAGGCGACTATGTCATGATAGAAAACCCTGGTTACAAACCCGCATGGGAAGCATTTGAACATGCAGGAGCCACGCTGTTGCCAGTTAATGTAGATCGTAACGGCATAATCATGGAAGAGGTCAGCCACTATCTGAAATCTTATAAAAAAATAAAGGCTATTTACGTAACGCCACACCATCAATATCCTACGACGGCAACCCTGAGTTTAAAGAGAAGATTGGAACTAATACAGCTTTCCAACACCTATGGTTTTACTATTATTGAAGACGATTATGACAATGAGTTTCACTTTGGATACCGTCCACTATTGCCTTTGTCAAGTTTTACAGAATTAAAAAACTATGTATATATCGGTACGCTAAGCAAGGTAGTGGCACCAGCATTGCGAATTGGCTATCTGGTAAGCAATAACACTGGCTTAATCAAAAACGCGGGCGGTCTTCGAAAAATAATTGATGTTCAGGGAGATGGTATTATGGAGCAGGCAGTATTACAACTTATCAAAGATGGTACGATCAAGCGTCATATCAAAAAGGCAAGTCATTATTACAAAAACAAAAGGGATTTTATGGCGGGGCTTTTAAACAAACATTTCGCCGATAAAGCAACATTTACTTTCCCCGAAGGTGGTTTAGCATTTTGGATAGTGCCGCATAAGGACGTCGATTGGTCGTATGTTGCAGGTAAATTAGACAGCGTCGGAATTCAAATCATTCTACCCAAGACTTATAGCATCGATAAACCGGTAAATGGCATCCGATTAGGATATGGATCACTATCGGAAAAAGATCTGGAAGAGGGAATTATTGCATTGTCGAAGGTGCTATAA
- a CDS encoding MarR family winged helix-turn-helix transcriptional regulator, with the protein MIRKDLLIEIAEELEDYCTNESADGTLDDFLKYMYLKNSIGMTQTRKVGGDHAVVEGRDLPAEDLGKLLLMMNRYAKHYIKMAFEGTHLQSPEDFTFLMVLFSYDKLLQTELIRKNAVEKASGTEVIRRLMRLGLIEEAPKVSDKRAKPICISNAGRSELFKVLPKMKIVGNILIGNLSNEERDLLIILLAKLDHHHHTLIDKKDVNHLEQYLNKD; encoded by the coding sequence ATGATAAGAAAAGATCTTTTGATCGAAATAGCTGAAGAGCTTGAAGATTACTGCACCAATGAATCAGCAGATGGTACACTTGATGATTTCCTAAAATACATGTATCTCAAAAATTCAATTGGGATGACTCAAACACGGAAAGTCGGGGGAGACCATGCAGTCGTAGAAGGTAGGGACCTTCCTGCCGAAGATTTAGGAAAACTACTTTTGATGATGAACCGTTATGCCAAACATTATATCAAAATGGCATTTGAAGGAACTCATCTACAGTCTCCAGAAGACTTTACCTTCTTAATGGTGTTATTTTCTTATGACAAACTTCTACAAACGGAGCTGATTCGAAAAAATGCAGTCGAAAAGGCCTCGGGTACTGAAGTGATTCGAAGGTTAATGCGTCTTGGTTTAATCGAAGAGGCACCCAAAGTCTCCGATAAGAGAGCTAAACCAATATGTATTTCCAATGCAGGACGCTCCGAATTGTTTAAAGTGCTTCCTAAAATGAAAATTGTAGGTAATATATTAATTGGAAATCTTTCCAATGAAGAACGTGATCTATTGATTATATTACTTGCAAAGCTTGATCATCATCATCATACCTTGATTGACAAAAAAGACGTGAACCATCTCGAGCAATACTTAAACAAAGATTAG
- a CDS encoding RNA polymerase sigma factor has product MDTQKYDYAEEEAVLISLRSGCKQAFQLIYKKYSGRIYLNIRKMVKSEQDAAELLQEVFIKVWDKRELIDPDQSFRSYLFQIAKYTVYNFIRRNNIEKQVQAYLSLHSTVLYSHVEEQLYEKQYQQWLLVTIDQLPPQRRLIYKLCKIEGKTYAEVSNLLNISTSTINDHIVKATKYIKEKHGILDKSTWLLVSFILLQQQSC; this is encoded by the coding sequence ATGGATACACAAAAATACGACTACGCTGAAGAGGAAGCTGTGTTGATCTCCCTACGTTCAGGTTGCAAGCAAGCTTTTCAACTGATTTACAAAAAATACAGTGGACGTATCTATCTTAATATCCGTAAGATGGTCAAGTCTGAGCAAGACGCTGCTGAATTACTACAAGAGGTATTTATTAAAGTGTGGGATAAGCGTGAATTGATTGATCCCGACCAGTCTTTTCGATCGTATCTTTTTCAGATTGCCAAATATACTGTCTATAATTTTATCCGAAGAAATAACATTGAAAAGCAAGTTCAAGCATATCTCAGCTTGCACAGTACAGTATTATATAGTCATGTCGAAGAACAACTCTATGAAAAACAATATCAGCAATGGTTGTTGGTAACTATAGACCAACTTCCACCACAACGTAGACTCATCTATAAACTTTGTAAGATTGAGGGCAAAACCTACGCGGAAGTAAGCAATTTATTGAATATATCGACATCTACGATTAATGACCATATTGTAAAAGCCACTAAATATATAAAAGAGAAACATGGAATTTTGGACAAATCTACATGGCTTCTAGTTTCATTTATACTTCTTCAACAGCAATCGTGCTGA